A portion of the Cryptomeria japonica chromosome 5, Sugi_1.0, whole genome shotgun sequence genome contains these proteins:
- the LOC131876263 gene encoding probable 2' cyclic ADP-D-ribose synthase BdTIR — MAPPSNSFEVSVQSINDSQLQIEVSHAFEEITPPSASTFAPLQKQPWEIFINHRGPDVKDTLARAIFYALPARGFRVFLDSEGLQLGDFFPAAVEEAMRSASLHLAILSPTYAQSPWCLAELSFILKSGKPIIPVFCSVQPTDLRWVAQGKGVYVNAFAEYEKNHRYSSEKLQQWKTALHKVSFYKGAIINNKE, encoded by the coding sequence ATggcacctccatcaaattcttttgAAGTTTCCGTTCAATCTATCAATGATAGTCAGTTACAGATTGAAGTTTCACACGCTTTTGAAGAAATTACACCTCCATCTGCATCTACTTTTGCACCATTACAAAAGCAACCGTGGGAAATATTTATTAATCATCGTGGACCAGATGTCAAAGACACGCTGGCCAGAGCTATCTTTTATGCCCTCCCAGCCAGgggttttagggtttttcttgattcTGAGGGTCTCCAGTTGGGAGACTTCTTTCCCGCAGCAGTGGAAGAAGCAATGCGTAGTGCTTCCCTTCATCTAGCAATTTTATCTCCCACATATGCACAATCGCCATGGTGTCTTGCCGAGCTATCCTTTATTCTCAAATCTGGCAAACCTATCATTCCTGTCTTCTGCTCTGTTCAACCTACGGATCTGCGATGGGTGGCTCAAGGAAAAGGAGTTTATGTGAATGCTTTCGCGGAGTATGAGAAAAATCATAGATACAGCTCAGAAAAGCTCCAGCAGTGGAAGACGGCACTCCACAAGGTCTCATTTTACAAAGGCGCAATCATCAATAACAAAGAGTAA
- the LOC131036377 gene encoding probable disease resistance protein At4g27220 has product MSSEEHTMLESIVNGASEIMKKVPLPLATNKKYIEEALIVGQDSVSYRLVEMIHSQQHRKLSRFGIVGKGGAGKTLLLKRIFNSDQVQSLFCNDLMSWLTVSQNPSFKALRIDLVKQIALKVNERLGSTEEDHVKTWLNKTMAKQKFALFLDDVWETSATSLLEELCVPLFPRHNSNIIIATSRTTSVLSRLGVPNSSLIHMQDLTENDSWSLFSFHAFPHSEGVLPRSINEDIARGVSKECAGLPLALKVIGHAMAGITYPNEWEFALERLQNKATHSLSETLSSSLRLSYDALADVASYGISLQLCFLYLAAFSKAEVISTEIAILYWIGEGLVIGTNPLQIGEMYVNLLADRCLIEPVRKDNNGRVIVFTVHDVLYDLAHQIADKEEKCFYQSGKGFFEILADDCSEHVRISLMDNSLTRIPKAFRAPYIRSLLLAWNPSLTKIPKEVIRSMTSLKVLDLSKTAFQSLPKNMEYLKNLVCLRLHSVPIKRLPHSIAALQNLQILDLYRSDITELPAGISKLTTLKLLDIGSCKHLQHLPYGVSKLTSLEYLAAHGSPNIGWNKREKNRLSISDLGTLHNLKRLGLENNNKIIREGILGSMKHMESLYLLLTGMERLPQDITSMSKLRKLWLLCPQLLEIENSFCVFQYLSSISIFNCRMLNQLPALHNLPSLKQLDIVKCPNIEKFPEEFGKGRGFPKLEIFSVLELEKIEQLPIVEEGALPSLKTLTIMKCEALQRLPQCYWNLKSVEKIRVYGCSKVLLVMAEEENFIKTKMKIQTITLSTIETETLEGRYFDKLHRAKYSHYREFWSNEMFQFLNDVNGFYLF; this is encoded by the coding sequence ATGTCCAGTGAGGAACATACGATGTTGGAGAGTATTGTGAATGGTGCATCGGAAATAATGAAAAAAGTACCATTACCATTAGCCACTAACAAGAAGTATATTGAGGAGGCACTCATTGTCGGACAAGATTCTGTATCATACAGACTTGTGGAGATGATTCATTCACAGCAGCACAGAAAATTGTCTCGTTTCGGCATAGTTGGGAAGGGCGGGGCCGGTAAGACTCTACTTCTCAAACGAATCTTCAACAGTGACCAGGTTCAGAGTCTCTTTTGCAATGACTTAATGAGTTGGCTTACTGTTTCACAAAATCCATCTTTCAAGGCTCTCAGAATCGATCTTGTGAAACAAATTGCTCTTAAAGTAAATGAAAGATTGGGGAGTACAGAGGAAGACCATGTGAAAACATGGTTAAACAAAACCATGGCAAAACAAAAGTTTGCCCTGTTTTTAGATGATGTTTGGGAAACAAGTGCAACTTCGTTGCTAGAGGAGCTGTGTGTGCCTCTCTTTCCACGCCACAACTCCAACATCATAATTGCCACTTCCAGAACTACTAGTGTGCTCTCACGGCTCGGTGTTCCGAATTCATCACTCATCCATATGCAAGATTTGACTGAAAATGATAGTTGGAGTTTGTTTTCTTTCCATGCTTTTCCACACAGCGAAGGAGTTTTACCCAGGAGCATCAACGAAGATATAGCGAGGGGTGTCTCCAAAGAGTGTGCTGGTCTTCCTTTAGCTCTCAAAGTAATCGGGCATGCAATGGCAGGAATCACATACCCAAATGAATGGGAATTCGCACTCGAGAGGTTACAGAACAAAGCTACACACTCACTTTCAGAAACGCTTTCCAGCAGTTTGAGATTAAGCTACGATGCTTTGGCGGACGTGGCCAGCTATGGCATTTCCTTGCAGTTGTGCTTCCTCTACCTTGCTGCTTTCTCAAAAGCCGAAGTCATCAGTACTGAAATTGCAATATTGTACTGGATTGGAGAGGGGTTGGTCATTGGGACGAATCCTCTCCAAATCGGAGAGATGTACGTCAATCTGTTAGCAGATCGATGCCTTATTGAACCAGTCCGTAAGGATAATAATGGAAGGGTGATTGTTTTTACTGTGCATGATGTTTTGTATGATTTAGCACATCAAATTGCTGACAAGGAAGAAAAATGCTTCTATCAATCAGGCAAAGGGTTTTTTGAGATTCTAGCGGATGACTGCTCAGAACATGTCAGAATTTCTCTGATGGACAACAGTTTGACTAGAATCCCAAAGGCATTCAGAGCTCCATACATCCGCTCCTTGCTGCTTGCTTGGAATCCTTCTTTGACGAAAATTCCAAAAGAGGTGATTCGGAGTATGACCTCtctcaaggtcttggatttgtcAAAGACTGCGTTCCAGTCGTTGCCAAAAAACATGGAATATTTAAAGAATTTAGTTTGCCTCCGATTACATTCTGTGCCAATCAAAAGACTTCCCCACTCTATTGCAGCTCTCCAAAACCTTCAAATATTAGATCTTTATCGATCTGATATCACAGAACTTCCGGCCGGCATTTCTAAGTTGACTACCCTAAAACTTTTGGACATTGGTTCATGTAAACATCTGCAGCACTTGCCGTATGGGGTCTCAAAACTTACGTCGCTGGAGTACCTGGCCGCACACGGTTCTCCAAATATTGGGTGGAATAAGCGTGAAAAAAATCGGCTTTCAATTAGTGATTTAGGTACCCTGCACAACCTCAAAAGGTTGGGGcttgaaaataacaataaaataattcGAGAAGGAATACTGGGAAGCATGAAGCATATGGAATCTCTATACTTGCTTCTCACAGGTATGGAAAGGCTACCCCAAGACATAACTTCCATGTCAAAATTGAGAAAGCTCTGGCTGTTGTGTCCTCAGTTACTCGAGATAGAAAATTCATTTTGTGTATTTCAATATCTGAGCTCCATCAGTATTTTTAACTGCCGCATGCTGAACCAACTACCTGCTCTGCACAACCTTCCCAGTTTAAAGCAACTAGACATAGTTAAGTGCCCCAACATAGAGAAGTTTCCAGAGGAATTTGGCAAGGGGAGAGGATTTCCTAAGCTTGAGATATTTTCAGTATTGGAGTTGGAGAAGATAGAGCAGCTGCCAATAGTGGAAGAGGGAGCACTTCCTTCACTTAAAACTTTGACAATAATGAAGTGTGAGGCATTGCAGAGGTTGCCACAGTGTTATTGGAATTTGAAGAGTGTGGAGAAGATAAGGGTGTATGGTTGTTCAAAGGTTCTACTTGTCATGGCAGAGGAAGAAAATTTTATAAAGACAAAGATGAAGATACAAACAATAACATTATCTACCATAGAAACAGAAACATTAGAGGGGCGCTACTTTGATAAGCTTCACAGAGCCAAATATTCTCATTATAGAGAATTTTGGAGTAATGAGATGTTTCAGTTTTTGAATGATGTTAATGGATTTTATTTGTTTTGA